The following is a genomic window from Polaribacter atrinae.
TTGTTTTCCTTTTGCCAATGCAATTTCTAGTTTGGCAAAACCTTTATCATTAATAAACAAACGTAAAGGCACAATAGTATTTCCTTTTGCTTCAACGTCTTTTCTTAAAGAACGCAATTCGCGTTTGTGCATTAATAATCTACGTTCACTTTTTGGTTTGTGGTTAAAGTGATGTCCAAACATGTATTCTTGAATATACATGTTAACAATAAACAATTCTCCGCCTTCATTAAATTCACAAAAACTCTCTGTAATTCTAGCCTGACTTAAGCGAATGGATTTTATTTCAGTTCCTGTTAACTGAATTCCAGCCACGTATTTGTCTAGAATTTCAAATTCGAAACGTGCTTTTTTATTCTTTATGTTTATCTTTTTCTGAACAGCCATAGACTGATTTTAATTTTAATAATTTTAACAAAGATACATTTTTACTTCGGTCAAAGAAACGTAATTTTGAAATCTATTATTTGTCAAATAAAACAACAACCGATGAAATATTTATCAATTCTTTTTTTAGCTTTCTTAATTTCTTGTAAACCTTCTGAAAACAAGTTGACTGCACAACAAATTATTGATAAAGCCATTGTTTCATCTGGTGCGGATAAAGTGGCTAATTCTGAAATTAAATTCAAATTTAGAGACAAAGAATATATTGCTAATAGAAAATCTTCTGGTAGTTTTAAGCTTACAAGAAAGCAGAAAGACGAAAAAGCAGGATTTATTTCAGATGTTTTAAGCAATGAGAAATTTGAAAGATTAGTAAACGGCATTCCGTATCAAGTAAACGATTCAATCGCAAACATTCTATCGAATTCTGTAAATTCGGTACATTATTTTTCAGTATTACCATTTGGGTTAAATGACAAAGCAGTGATAAAAAAGTTATTGCCATCAACTACTGTAAAGGATAAAGAATATTATAAAATACAAGTTACTTTTTCTGAAGATGGAGGAGGAGAAGATTTTGATGATATTTTTATCTATTGGATAGGAAAACAAGATTTTTTAGTTGATTATTTAGCATATTCTTACCACACAAATGGCGGAGGAAAACGTTTTAGAGCTATAAATAAAGAAGTCTTAAAAAACGGAATTCGTTTTGTGAATTATGACAATTATAAGCCTTTAAATAAAGAAATTTCTTTAATTGATATTGATAAAGCATTTGAAAAAAATGAGCTTAAAAAATTATCAGAAATCAATCTAGAAAATATCGAAGTACAGATTTTAAAGTAAGGTTAGTCTTTTTTTTTTGAAGCTAATTATGTTTTAAAGTTGATTTGGTTATTTTTCTGTGTTTTAAATAGATTATAGGATAGTAATAAATTTAATTTTACAAAGAAAAATAAAAACGGATAATTAATTGATTCATCGATAATTGTCCGTTTTTTTTGAGTTCTTAATACCAGGCTACCTAAAGAAGAATTGTTAGATACAATCAACTTTTTTTTTCAACTTTAAAAAAAGTTATTGAAGAGTTTCTAAACTACTTGTTTTTTTATCACCAGAAACCGTTACAATGTATAAGTTAGCATTGTTATCATCATCCATGTTTTCATATTTTTTGCTTCCTAAAATTTTATTTGCAAAAATTGGAGTCGTATTACTGTGCCCAACAACTAAAACAGTTTTACCTTTTGTTTCTTGTTGAAAAATAGAATCGTACATTTTACTCGGATTGTATTTTAATATTTCTAAATTTTTATCTTTAGCAGTTGGTGTAGCAGTT
Proteins encoded in this region:
- the smpB gene encoding SsrA-binding protein SmpB; this encodes MAVQKKINIKNKKARFEFEILDKYVAGIQLTGTEIKSIRLSQARITESFCEFNEGGELFIVNMYIQEYMFGHHFNHKPKSERRLLMHKRELRSLRKDVEAKGNTIVPLRLFINDKGFAKLEIALAKGKQTHDKREVLKDRDNKRDLARIKKSFNG
- a CDS encoding DUF6503 family protein, with the protein product MKYLSILFLAFLISCKPSENKLTAQQIIDKAIVSSGADKVANSEIKFKFRDKEYIANRKSSGSFKLTRKQKDEKAGFISDVLSNEKFERLVNGIPYQVNDSIANILSNSVNSVHYFSVLPFGLNDKAVIKKLLPSTTVKDKEYYKIQVTFSEDGGGEDFDDIFIYWIGKQDFLVDYLAYSYHTNGGGKRFRAINKEVLKNGIRFVNYDNYKPLNKEISLIDIDKAFEKNELKKLSEINLENIEVQILK
- a CDS encoding SixA phosphatase family protein; translation: MKNFLFLIVFTFTLFTSCNSDKTTTYYLIRHAEKDRTDKSNRNPNLNKSGQERARKWADHFKNVPFDAIYSTNYNRTIETATPTAKDKNLEILKYNPSKMYDSIFQQETKGKTVLVVGHSNTTPIFANKILGSKKYENMDDDNNANLYIVTVSGDKKTSSLETLQ